One stretch of Monomorium pharaonis isolate MP-MQ-018 chromosome 10, ASM1337386v2, whole genome shotgun sequence DNA includes these proteins:
- the LOC105836009 gene encoding U3 small nucleolar RNA-interacting protein 2: MSFFIRSSRRGGGAPKRKLNGQFNKTSTSQSTSKQSKKSKKSKFNDNESIASTDEEFAEENLGNAQSETEEEEETAQEKRLRLAKKYLQEIEEEEKDRVEFEEGAVARRLREEYLEEKGRLRKTVAINYIGHNELVTLRCKEHKYSITCICLSSDGSVLYSGSKDGSLVKWSIKEKIKLKAIRGNRGKTKSGMKSIRCLAISTDGKFLVVGDGGCKVIKVLSGDTLDHIKDLQGHRGFVSGLVFRKDTHTLYSTSEDKSVKVWNLDDMAYVESLFGHQSAITSIDALSRERAITSGGYDGTIRIWKIVEESQLIFNAHSVGNSIDAVKLINEENFFSGGDDGQLCLWGCLKKKPLCSIPEAHGKDETNGQPMWISSIATLLNTDLVASGSRNGTIKLWQCGENFRSLNPLFEVKLVGFINALAFTSDGNHLIAGVGTEHRSGGWWRIPEARNAVVIIPLVQKQKTNKF; encoded by the exons atgtctttttttataagaagtaGTCGACGGGGAGGTGGTGCGCCAAAGCGTAAA cTCAACGGTCAATTCAATAAGACATCTACATCTCAATCTACATCAAAACAGTCAAAGAAATCAAAGAAGTCCAAATTTAATGACAATGAGAGTATTGCTAGTACAGATGAAGAATTTGCAGAAGAAAATTTAGG AAATGCACAAAGTGAAActgaagaagaggaagagactGCACAAGAGAAACGTTTGAGACTTGCAAAGAAATATCTTCAAGAAATTGAAGAAGAAG aaaaagatagagtAGAATTTGAAGAGGGTGCAGTCGCACGGAGATTGCGTGAGGAATACCTAGAGGAAAAGGGCCGATTAAGAAAAACTGTAGCAATAAATTACATTGGCCACAATGAGCTTGTAACATTGAGATGTAAAGAACATAAGTATTCTATTACTTGCATTTGTCTTTCTAGTGATGGCAGTGTATTATATTCAGGGTCTAAGGATGGTAGTTTAGTTAAAT GGTCAATTAAAGAGAAGATCAAATTAAAAGCTATTAGAGGAAACAGAGGGAAGACAAAATCTGGAATGAAATCCATACGGTGTTTGGCAATTAGCACAGATGGAAAGTTCCTT GTAGTAGGGGATGGTGGATGTAAAGTGATCAAAGTGTTGTCTGGCGATACTCTTGATCATATAAAGGATCTGCAAGGTCATAGAGGTTTTGTATCTGGATTGGTATTTCGTAAAGATACTCACACGCTATACTCCACGTCCGAAGATAAAAGTGTGAAAGTTTGGAATCTAGACGATATGGCTTATGTTGAATCTTT ATTCGGGCATCAGAGTGCTATTACGTCTATTGATGCGCTTTCGCGAGAGCGCGCTATCACGAGCGGTGGTTATGACGGGACTATTAGAATATGGAAAATAGTTGAAGAATCGCAGTTAATATTTAACGCGCACAGCGTCGGCAATAGCATTGACGCGGTTAAACTCATCAacgaagagaattttttcagCGGTGGGGACGACGGACAACTTTGCCTCTGGGGGTGTTTGAAGAAGAAGCCGTTATGTTCGATACCGGAGGCGCACGGAAAGGACGAAACTAATGGTCAACCGATGTGGATTTCCAGCATCGCTACACTATTGAATACAGATTTAGTAGCGTCAG GATCGCGAAATGGTACGATCAAATTGTGGCAGTGCGGTGAGAATTTTAGATCTTTAAATCCGTTATTTGAAGTTAAATTGGTGGGTTTCATAAACGCACTCGCGTTTACTTCCGATGGAAATCATCTTATCGCTGGTGTAGGTACTGAACATAGAAGTGGTGGTTGGTGGCGAATACCCGAAGCGAGAAATGCTGTTGTTATTATACCTCTAGTGCAAAAACAaaagacaaataaattttag